The Leucobacter rhizosphaerae genome includes a region encoding these proteins:
- the pheA gene encoding prephenate dehydratase → MSEPSPASRRYSYLGPAGTFTEAALKQVPEAAGQEWAPVTNLGEALGDVLSGDSDAAVIAIENSIDGGVTVALDALATIPGLRIVGEYLVPVRFVLVARPGVRREDITVVAAHPVAYGQCRAWLDDQIPRHRHLPATSNVQAAVDLFAPGTGIDAAIAPPGIEEHYDVEVLAEGLAENPDAVTRFVLVSRTVPVGEPTGADKTSLVVELPEDRAGALLELLEQFATRGVNLTLLQSRPIGDRMGRYRFVIDAEGHIKDERVADALLGVKRFSPNVVFLGSYPRADRIAATTKPVHDDDTFRDARDWLRGVIEGTPDGA, encoded by the coding sequence ATGTCTGAGCCGAGCCCCGCATCCCGCCGCTACTCCTACCTGGGGCCGGCTGGAACGTTTACCGAGGCCGCGCTCAAGCAGGTGCCCGAGGCGGCGGGCCAGGAGTGGGCGCCCGTCACCAACCTCGGCGAGGCGCTCGGGGACGTGCTCTCGGGCGACAGCGACGCCGCGGTCATCGCGATCGAGAACTCGATCGACGGCGGGGTGACCGTCGCGCTCGACGCGCTCGCCACGATCCCGGGCCTGCGCATCGTCGGCGAGTACCTCGTGCCCGTGCGCTTCGTGCTCGTCGCCCGCCCCGGCGTGCGCCGCGAGGACATCACCGTGGTCGCGGCCCACCCGGTCGCCTACGGGCAGTGCCGTGCGTGGCTGGATGACCAGATCCCGCGCCACCGCCACCTCCCCGCGACCTCGAACGTGCAGGCCGCCGTCGATCTCTTCGCCCCCGGCACGGGCATCGACGCGGCGATCGCGCCTCCGGGCATCGAGGAGCACTACGACGTCGAGGTGCTGGCCGAGGGGCTCGCGGAGAACCCCGACGCCGTGACCCGCTTCGTGCTCGTGAGCCGCACGGTACCGGTGGGCGAGCCCACGGGGGCCGACAAGACCTCGCTCGTCGTGGAGCTGCCGGAGGATCGTGCGGGTGCGCTGCTCGAACTCCTCGAGCAGTTCGCCACCCGCGGAGTCAACCTCACGCTGCTCCAGTCGCGCCCGATCGGCGACCGGATGGGTCGGTACCGCTTCGTGATCGACGCCGAGGGGCACATCAAGGACGAGCGCGTGGCCGACGCGCTGCTCGGCGTGAAGCGGTTCAGCCCGAACGTCGTCTTCCTCGGGTCGTATCCGCGGGCGGATCGCATCGCCGCGACGACCAAGCCCGTGCACGACGACGACACGTTCCGCGACGCGCGCGATTGGTTGCGCGGGGTCATCGAGGGGACGCCGGACGGCGCGTAG